From Rhodoferax sp. AJA081-3, the proteins below share one genomic window:
- a CDS encoding bile acid:sodium symporter family protein — MTNLTAMLPTLLLLALALVMFGLGLSLSLDDFKRLREHPRSVLLALGLQTLVLPAAAYGLILLFGMEPVFAVGLMLLAASPGGVSANLFSHLFGGNVAMNISLTAVNTVLSIASLPLIANWAIATFMQSGQVVPLQFGKVLEVVGVILLPVIIGMVVRVKAPGFSERMGSPMKLFSALVLAAFALLAIVKEWAALTASFASLGPLVLAFNLISLLVGYYLSRAAGLNKSMSTAISFEIGIHNSTLAIYVALSVLGNLQLALPAALYSVSMYLTATLFGLLVLRRKGG, encoded by the coding sequence GTGACCAACCTCACCGCGATGCTGCCAACGCTGCTGTTGCTGGCGTTGGCGCTGGTGATGTTTGGCCTGGGCCTGTCCTTATCACTGGACGATTTCAAACGCCTGCGCGAGCACCCGCGCTCGGTGCTGCTGGCGCTGGGCTTGCAAACCCTGGTGCTACCGGCTGCAGCCTACGGGCTGATCCTGCTGTTTGGCATGGAGCCCGTGTTTGCGGTGGGCCTGATGCTGCTGGCCGCGTCGCCCGGCGGTGTGTCGGCCAATCTGTTCAGCCACTTGTTTGGCGGCAATGTGGCGATGAATATTTCGCTCACCGCCGTCAATACCGTGTTGTCCATCGCCAGCCTGCCGCTGATCGCCAACTGGGCTATTGCCACCTTTATGCAATCCGGCCAGGTGGTACCGCTGCAGTTTGGCAAGGTGCTGGAGGTGGTGGGCGTGATCCTGCTGCCCGTCATCATTGGCATGGTGGTGCGGGTCAAGGCACCGGGTTTCAGCGAACGCATGGGCTCCCCCATGAAGCTGTTCAGCGCGCTGGTGCTGGCGGCGTTTGCGCTATTGGCCATTGTTAAGGAATGGGCGGCATTGACGGCCTCGTTTGCGTCGCTGGGGCCGCTGGTGCTGGCGTTTAACCTGATCAGCCTGTTGGTGGGGTACTACCTGTCGCGTGCGGCGGGACTGAACAAATCCATGTCCACCGCCATCAGTTTTGAGATTGGCATCCACAACTCCACACTGGCGATTTATGTGGCGCTGTCGGTGCTGGGCAATCTGCAGCTGGCTTTGCCAGCGGCGCTGTATTCGGTCAGCATGTATTTGACGGCCACGCTGTTTGGTCTGCTGGTGCTGCGGCGCAAGGGCGGTTGA
- a CDS encoding type II toxin-antitoxin system VapC family toxin yields MSVLIDTSVWCDHFRRRNGVLAELIQLDQALTHPLVVGELACGTPPEPRVRTLGDIELLQAANQASVDEVRAFIEREKLYGLGCGWVDFSLLASTLITPGARLWTLDKRLAELAVRFGRSFITPSVH; encoded by the coding sequence ATGAGTGTGTTGATCGACACCTCGGTGTGGTGTGACCATTTCCGCCGTCGCAATGGCGTGCTGGCGGAATTGATTCAACTCGATCAGGCCCTCACCCACCCCCTGGTTGTCGGTGAACTGGCCTGCGGCACCCCGCCAGAGCCTCGCGTAAGGACCTTGGGCGACATCGAATTGTTGCAAGCCGCCAACCAGGCCAGCGTTGACGAAGTCAGAGCGTTTATTGAGCGTGAAAAGTTGTACGGACTGGGATGCGGCTGGGTGGACTTTTCGTTGCTGGCCTCAACCCTGATTACACCCGGCGCACGGCTGTGGACGCTGGACAAACGCCTTGCTGAGCTTGCTGTGCGGTTTGGGCGCAGCTTCATCACGCCATCGGTCCACTGA
- a CDS encoding type II toxin-antitoxin system HigA family antitoxin, whose amino-acid sequence MNLSDITAHWVALHESLGLGGPVRDEAHYDELMGVVEALMGDAYTLESGPMGGLVDLVADRIREYEDRVHPWPDTSTPATRLAFLMEQHGLRQSDLPEVGAQSLVSAVLSGKRDLNLRQVQALAKRFGVPMDALA is encoded by the coding sequence ATGAACCTCTCAGACATCACTGCCCACTGGGTTGCCCTGCACGAGTCACTGGGCTTGGGTGGGCCTGTGCGTGACGAGGCGCACTATGACGAGCTTATGGGCGTGGTCGAAGCCCTGATGGGCGACGCGTACACGCTGGAGAGTGGCCCAATGGGTGGGTTGGTGGACCTGGTGGCAGACCGTATCCGCGAGTACGAGGACCGTGTGCACCCATGGCCCGACACCAGCACCCCCGCGACCCGGCTGGCCTTTTTGATGGAGCAACACGGCCTGCGCCAGAGCGATCTGCCTGAGGTGGGCGCGCAAAGCTTGGTGTCTGCGGTGCTGTCCGGTAAAAGGGACTTGAACTTGCGCCAAGTCCAAGCGTTGGCAAAGCGGTTTGGCGTTCCGATGGATGCTTTGGCTTGA
- a CDS encoding DUF2007 domain-containing protein has product MKTLYEASSAVEGHMLQDLLRQEGVSARLDGAFLQGAMGGLPASGLVRLVVDEADYENGRAIIKRWEAAEPVAQPTPLAARKSSGRLVAALMGVLIGAAGTYAFLRSPVSVNGIDHDRDGILDEQWTFSPSGAPVGSQMDRNLDGKIDYLLHYDQRGHIESAEGDDDFNGKFESRYRFRFGNVETSEIDTDADGFPDMHSYFKSGVLVTTKYLNPKTGLPLRVEHFHIGRVAFSEVDSNRDGKLDKRLTYSVSGEVTQTEDMAPSK; this is encoded by the coding sequence ATGAAAACACTGTACGAAGCATCGAGTGCTGTTGAAGGCCATATGCTGCAGGACCTCCTCCGGCAGGAGGGAGTATCCGCAAGGCTTGACGGCGCATTCCTGCAAGGCGCAATGGGCGGGTTGCCCGCATCCGGGCTTGTTCGCCTAGTCGTTGACGAAGCCGACTACGAAAATGGCCGAGCGATTATTAAACGCTGGGAAGCCGCAGAGCCTGTGGCCCAGCCAACCCCACTTGCCGCGCGGAAATCATCTGGCCGATTAGTCGCTGCTTTGATGGGAGTGCTCATCGGCGCTGCGGGGACCTATGCCTTTCTGCGATCACCGGTGTCCGTCAATGGCATTGACCACGACCGGGATGGCATCCTCGACGAGCAGTGGACGTTTTCACCAAGTGGTGCACCCGTCGGGTCCCAGATGGACCGAAACCTGGATGGCAAAATCGACTATCTCCTTCACTACGATCAGCGCGGGCACATCGAGTCAGCGGAGGGCGACGATGACTTTAATGGCAAGTTCGAATCCAGGTATCGCTTCCGCTTCGGCAATGTGGAAACCAGTGAAATCGATACGGATGCCGATGGATTTCCAGACATGCATTCCTATTTCAAAAGCGGGGTGCTTGTTACGACAAAGTACCTCAACCCAAAGACCGGTCTGCCACTGCGCGTGGAGCACTTCCACATTGGACGGGTTGCCTTCTCCGAAGTTGATTCCAACCGGGATGGCAAGTTAGACAAACGCCTGACCTACTCAGTCAGTGGGGAAGTTACCCAAACCGAAGACATGGCCCCATCCAAATAG
- a CDS encoding DUF962 domain-containing protein, which produces MKTLTDHLSQYAAYHQDSRNVATHFVGIPMIVVAVATLLSRPLLLVGDVPLTLGAIVSLLSCLFYLRLDIRFGITMTLLMVLSVAAGYWFAAQGTAVWLSAGVGLFVIGWAFQFLGHYYEGKKPAFVDDLSGLIVGPLFLVAEAAFHFQMRLEVKAAIDARLGKQAQHRGNQTVAAA; this is translated from the coding sequence ATGAAAACCCTGACCGACCACCTGAGCCAGTACGCTGCCTACCACCAGGACAGCCGCAATGTCGCCACCCACTTTGTGGGCATTCCGATGATTGTGGTGGCGGTGGCCACGCTGCTATCGCGGCCCCTGTTGCTGGTGGGCGATGTGCCCTTGACGCTGGGTGCCATTGTGAGCCTGCTGAGCTGCCTGTTTTACCTGCGCCTGGACATACGTTTTGGCATCACCATGACACTGCTGATGGTCTTGTCTGTTGCGGCCGGTTACTGGTTTGCCGCGCAAGGCACCGCGGTCTGGCTCAGCGCCGGGGTGGGGCTGTTTGTCATCGGCTGGGCGTTCCAGTTTCTGGGCCACTACTACGAGGGCAAAAAACCGGCCTTTGTGGACGACCTGTCGGGCCTGATCGTCGGCCCCCTGTTCCTGGTGGCCGAGGCAGCTTTCCACTTCCAAATGCGTTTGGAAGTCAAGGCCGCCATCGATGCACGCCTGGGCAAACAAGCCCAGCACCGCGGCAATCAAACGGTAGCCGCAGCGTGA
- a CDS encoding tripartite tricarboxylate transporter substrate binding protein yields the protein MTIVRRTFLALGGLAAAQASGAVATPPPWPSKPIRLVVGFPGGSSPDLTARALAEPLSKALGQPVVVDNRPGASGNIAADLVAKATDGHTLGLMINGNLTIAKLLNPKTPYDPFKDLQPVSLVATAPLVLAVPASYAGTPQEFVRTGLQAGNTWSYGTPGQGTVAHLGMELLKAKTGISPVHVPYPGNPQVVNAMLGGQIQLALLPPGLAMPQVQAGRLKAIAVTSAGRSTLVPELPSLAELGIQGVDLEVWNALAVPAATPAAVVNKLAVLVSAIVRSPEMRQRLFAQGWQVVGSSPEGLANRMRQDASLLAGVITRQGIRNE from the coding sequence ATGACGATAGTGCGACGTACATTCCTGGCGCTGGGCGGTCTGGCCGCGGCGCAGGCTTCGGGCGCAGTGGCCACGCCGCCGCCCTGGCCCAGCAAACCTATCCGCCTGGTGGTGGGTTTCCCTGGTGGCTCCAGCCCGGACCTGACCGCGCGGGCCTTGGCCGAGCCCCTGTCCAAGGCGCTGGGCCAGCCGGTGGTGGTGGACAACCGGCCCGGCGCCAGCGGCAATATTGCGGCCGACCTGGTTGCCAAGGCGACCGATGGCCACACGCTGGGTCTGATGATCAACGGCAACCTCACCATTGCCAAGCTGCTCAACCCCAAGACGCCCTACGACCCGTTCAAGGATTTGCAGCCCGTGTCGCTGGTGGCCACGGCACCGCTGGTGCTGGCGGTGCCGGCCAGTTATGCAGGTACGCCCCAAGAGTTTGTTCGCACAGGTTTGCAGGCCGGCAATACCTGGAGCTACGGCACACCCGGTCAAGGCACGGTGGCGCATCTGGGCATGGAGTTGCTGAAGGCCAAGACAGGCATAAGCCCGGTGCATGTGCCATACCCTGGTAACCCGCAGGTGGTCAATGCCATGCTGGGCGGCCAGATCCAACTGGCGCTCTTGCCACCGGGGCTGGCCATGCCGCAGGTGCAAGCCGGTCGCCTGAAGGCCATCGCGGTCACATCGGCCGGGCGCAGCACCCTGGTGCCAGAGTTGCCCAGCCTGGCCGAGCTGGGCATACAAGGTGTGGACCTGGAAGTGTGGAATGCCTTGGCAGTGCCGGCCGCAACGCCAGCCGCTGTGGTCAACAAACTGGCGGTGCTGGTCAGTGCAATCGTGCGCAGCCCCGAGATGCGCCAGCGCCTGTTTGCCCAAGGCTGGCAGGTGGTGGGTTCGTCGCCTGAGGGCTTGGCCAACCGCATGCGCCAGGATGCGTCGCTGCTGGCGGGCGTGATTACCCGCCAGGGCATCCGCAACGAATAG
- a CDS encoding type II toxin-antitoxin system VapB family antitoxin gives MRTTVTIEDALYEKALEVADPTMEKSEIFREAMKTFVRVQAAKRLAALGGTLPNMQDIPRRGSDITTP, from the coding sequence ATGAGAACCACCGTCACCATTGAAGACGCCCTGTACGAAAAGGCTTTGGAAGTCGCCGACCCCACGATGGAGAAGTCGGAAATCTTTCGTGAGGCCATGAAGACTTTCGTGCGGGTGCAGGCCGCTAAACGCCTGGCCGCTCTTGGCGGAACCTTGCCGAACATGCAGGACATTCCCCGCCGTGGCTCGGATATCACCACCCCATGA
- a CDS encoding molybdopterin-dependent oxidoreductase: MQDTTTDTTTTHHRICPLCEACCGLEIKVQNSKVISIRGHDADVFSAGYICPKGVALKDLHEDPDRLRTPLIKRNGVHVPATWDEAFAEIERRLPPILAAHGRNAAGVVVGNPSAHKIGLLTYFGKLARALGTKNVFSASTLDQMPKQLSSGLMFGHWLSIALPDITRTDYLLVLGANPLVSNGSMWTVPDFRGKAKALQARGGKLVVVDPRKTETASVADAHHFIRPNSDVFLLAAMVNTLFTEGLVRLGTVAEWVNGVDAVKQAIAPFTPEAAADRCGISADTIRTLTRELAAAPRAAVYARIGTCTQEYGTLASWLVDVLNTLTGNLDKEGGVLFAKSAAFASNTAGKPGIGKGVSTGRHHARVSGAPEVYGELPMTCMAEEIETPGEGQMRVLFTVATNPVLSSPNGPRLAKALDTLDFMVSMDIYLNETTRHADVILPGQSPLEDFHYDVAFPQLSWRNHARYSPPVLQAAPGQPEEWQTLLKLAAIVQGKGANADANTLDDAQFAEDAQRMFGEHANAVIEATKGIKGPQRTLEVALRSGPYGDQWGRKPDGLTLAKVQASNTNGGIDLGALQPRIPEMLRTPSGKVELAPPTLLQDLQRAAQDVRGPAPDLVIIGRRDVRTNNSWMHNLPILAKGPFRCTALVHPTDAQRLGLQDGALADIRSAGGHVQAQVQITADMMPGVVSLPHGWGHNAPGAQMRVAAERPGANLNALLDDQLRDPLSGNAVLGGVAITMQAAVV; the protein is encoded by the coding sequence ATGCAAGACACGACGACTGACACGACCACCACCCACCACCGCATCTGCCCCCTGTGCGAGGCCTGTTGCGGCCTGGAGATCAAGGTCCAGAACAGCAAGGTCATCAGCATCCGCGGGCACGATGCCGACGTGTTCAGCGCCGGTTATATCTGCCCCAAGGGCGTGGCACTGAAAGACCTGCATGAAGACCCCGACCGCCTGCGTACGCCGCTGATCAAGCGCAACGGCGTGCATGTGCCCGCCACCTGGGACGAAGCCTTTGCCGAGATTGAGCGCCGCCTGCCCCCCATCCTGGCCGCGCATGGCCGCAATGCGGCGGGTGTGGTGGTCGGCAACCCGTCCGCCCACAAGATCGGCCTGCTGACCTACTTTGGCAAACTGGCCCGCGCGCTGGGCACCAAGAATGTGTTCTCGGCCTCCACGCTGGACCAGATGCCCAAGCAGCTGTCCAGCGGACTGATGTTTGGCCACTGGTTGTCCATCGCCCTGCCCGACATCACCCGCACCGACTACCTGTTGGTGCTGGGCGCCAACCCTCTGGTCAGCAACGGCAGCATGTGGACCGTGCCCGATTTCCGCGGCAAGGCCAAGGCGCTCCAAGCGCGCGGCGGCAAGCTGGTGGTGGTGGACCCGCGCAAAACCGAAACCGCGTCCGTGGCCGATGCCCACCACTTCATCCGCCCCAATTCCGACGTGTTTTTGCTGGCCGCCATGGTGAACACCTTGTTTACCGAGGGCTTGGTCAGGCTGGGCACGGTCGCTGAATGGGTCAACGGTGTGGATGCCGTCAAGCAGGCCATAGCGCCCTTCACTCCCGAGGCCGCAGCCGACCGTTGCGGCATCAGCGCCGACACCATCCGCACACTGACCCGCGAGCTGGCCGCCGCCCCACGCGCCGCCGTGTACGCCCGCATCGGCACCTGCACACAAGAGTACGGCACGTTGGCCAGCTGGCTGGTGGATGTGCTCAACACCTTGACCGGCAACCTGGACAAGGAAGGTGGTGTGTTGTTTGCCAAGTCCGCCGCCTTCGCATCCAACACGGCTGGCAAGCCCGGCATCGGAAAGGGCGTCAGCACCGGCCGCCACCACGCCCGTGTCAGCGGCGCTCCCGAGGTGTATGGCGAGCTGCCCATGACTTGTATGGCCGAAGAAATCGAGACCCCGGGCGAAGGCCAGATGCGTGTGTTGTTCACCGTGGCCACCAACCCCGTATTGTCCAGCCCCAATGGCCCGCGTTTAGCCAAGGCACTGGACACACTGGACTTCATGGTCAGCATGGACATCTACCTGAACGAAACCACCCGCCATGCGGACGTGATCCTGCCCGGCCAATCACCGCTGGAAGACTTCCACTACGACGTGGCCTTCCCCCAACTCTCCTGGCGCAACCATGCGCGCTACAGCCCGCCCGTGCTGCAAGCCGCGCCCGGCCAACCCGAGGAATGGCAGACCCTGCTCAAGTTGGCAGCCATCGTGCAAGGCAAGGGCGCGAACGCGGATGCCAATACGCTGGACGACGCCCAGTTTGCCGAAGACGCACAACGCATGTTTGGTGAACACGCCAATGCCGTCATCGAAGCCACCAAAGGGATTAAAGGCCCGCAACGCACGCTGGAAGTGGCGTTGCGTAGCGGCCCCTACGGCGACCAGTGGGGCCGCAAACCCGACGGCCTGACGCTGGCCAAGGTGCAGGCATCCAACACCAACGGCGGCATTGACCTGGGCGCGCTGCAGCCCCGCATCCCCGAAATGCTGCGCACCCCCAGCGGCAAGGTGGAGCTGGCACCGCCCACGTTGCTACAAGATTTGCAGCGCGCAGCCCAGGATGTGCGGGGGCCAGCGCCCGATCTGGTCATCATCGGCCGGCGCGACGTGCGCACCAACAACAGCTGGATGCACAACCTGCCCATCCTGGCCAAAGGCCCGTTCCGCTGCACTGCGCTGGTCCACCCCACCGATGCCCAACGCCTGGGCCTGCAGGACGGCGCCCTGGCCGACATCCGCAGTGCCGGTGGCCACGTTCAGGCTCAGGTGCAAATCACCGCCGACATGATGCCCGGCGTCGTCAGCCTGCCCCACGGCTGGGGCCACAACGCGCCGGGTGCGCAAATGCGGGTGGCGGCTGAACGGCCGGGGGCGAACCTGAATGCGCTGCTGGATGACCAGCTGCGGGACCCGCTGTCGGGGAATGCGGTGTTGGGTGGGGTGGCGATTACGATGCAGGCGGCTGTAGTCTGA
- a CDS encoding FAD-dependent monooxygenase, with translation MQEDDQQILIAGGGIGGLAAALACSRAGWAVQLVERAPAFGEVGAGIQMGPNVVRVLQGWGLEQALKQVAAFPDVLRVRSAANADELGSLRLGERTRALYGAPYATIHRADLHRVLLSAVVQQGSTALHVGQRLESFVDTGSGVQAQTADGLQLQGQALVGADGLWSSVRQQLLHDAPPRVTGHLAYRAMVPQSDLPAALRGQEVTVWLGPKLHVVQYPVRGGEWLNVVAIVEGAVADGGDVQDWDHATHTRDLQTALGNTCRPLQDLVAAIQTWRLWALCDRTPMAGAHEQAQGRVALLGDAAHPMRPYMAQGAGMALEDAACLQRVLAESGLPMAQRLQHYAQQRWQRNARVQARSIRNGRIFHATGLVRWGRDVSMRLLGERLLDVPWLYRG, from the coding sequence ATGCAAGAAGACGACCAACAGATTCTGATCGCCGGTGGCGGTATTGGTGGCCTGGCCGCTGCGCTGGCCTGCTCGCGTGCCGGTTGGGCCGTGCAACTGGTGGAGCGCGCGCCAGCGTTTGGCGAGGTGGGGGCGGGCATACAGATGGGGCCCAACGTGGTGCGGGTGTTGCAGGGCTGGGGGCTGGAGCAGGCGTTGAAGCAGGTAGCGGCTTTTCCGGATGTGTTGCGTGTGCGCTCGGCGGCTAACGCTGACGAGCTTGGAAGCCTGCGCTTGGGCGAACGCACACGCGCACTGTACGGTGCGCCCTATGCCACCATCCACCGCGCCGACCTGCACCGTGTATTGCTCAGTGCAGTGGTGCAGCAGGGCAGCACGGCCTTGCATGTGGGCCAGCGTCTGGAGTCCTTTGTCGATACAGGCAGCGGGGTGCAGGCGCAGACCGCAGACGGATTGCAACTGCAGGGTCAGGCGCTGGTGGGTGCCGACGGCTTGTGGAGCAGCGTGCGCCAGCAACTGCTGCATGATGCACCACCGCGCGTGACGGGGCACCTGGCCTACCGCGCGATGGTTCCGCAGAGCGATCTGCCGGCGGCCCTGCGCGGCCAGGAGGTCACCGTCTGGTTGGGTCCCAAGCTGCATGTGGTGCAGTACCCCGTGCGCGGTGGTGAATGGCTCAATGTGGTGGCCATTGTGGAAGGTGCGGTGGCCGACGGTGGCGACGTGCAGGACTGGGACCACGCCACCCACACCCGCGATTTGCAAACCGCATTGGGCAACACCTGCCGCCCGTTACAGGACTTGGTGGCCGCGATCCAGACCTGGCGTTTGTGGGCCTTGTGTGATCGCACTCCTATGGCCGGTGCACATGAGCAGGCGCAAGGCCGCGTGGCACTGTTGGGTGATGCAGCCCACCCCATGCGGCCCTATATGGCGCAGGGCGCGGGCATGGCCCTGGAGGATGCGGCTTGCCTGCAGCGTGTGTTGGCCGAGAGCGGCTTGCCCATGGCACAACGGCTTCAACATTACGCACAGCAGCGTTGGCAACGCAATGCGCGCGTGCAGGCCCGCTCTATCCGCAACGGGCGGATTTTTCATGCCACGGGCCTGGTGCGCTGGGGGCGCGATGTGTCCATGCGCCTGCTGGGCGAACGCCTGCTGGATGTGCCCTGGCTCTACCGCGGATAA
- a CDS encoding Crp/Fnr family transcriptional regulator translates to MPDLAAYLPTLRAGRWFAQLPVAFSTALLDMAKLRQLQTGDALFLRGGPPCGLYALVRGSIRISGLVDARHDTREALLILLTPPTWFAEISVFDGSTRTHDAHAAEPSTLLQVPHEALQAWLQAHPEYWRDLALLMADKLRMAFINMEEQAVLPAAVRVMRRLVQMAQGYGQGADEGSSRRALAITQEQLALMIGVSRQTTNQILNDLKARDLIRVHRGALEIVDLAALRELCL, encoded by the coding sequence ATGCCTGATCTCGCCGCCTACTTGCCGACCCTGCGCGCGGGCCGCTGGTTTGCCCAGTTGCCCGTGGCCTTTTCTACCGCGCTGCTGGATATGGCCAAACTGCGCCAGTTGCAGACGGGTGATGCGCTGTTTTTGCGCGGTGGCCCGCCCTGTGGCCTGTATGCGCTGGTGCGTGGGTCCATCCGCATATCGGGTCTGGTCGATGCGCGCCACGATACACGCGAGGCATTGTTGATACTGTTGACGCCCCCCACCTGGTTTGCCGAGATTTCGGTGTTTGACGGATCCACCCGCACCCACGACGCCCACGCCGCCGAGCCCAGCACGCTGCTGCAGGTGCCACATGAGGCCTTGCAGGCCTGGCTGCAGGCCCACCCGGAGTACTGGCGCGACCTGGCCTTACTGATGGCCGACAAGCTGCGCATGGCCTTTATCAATATGGAAGAGCAGGCGGTGCTGCCTGCGGCGGTGCGTGTGATGCGCCGCCTGGTGCAGATGGCCCAGGGTTATGGTCAGGGCGCGGACGAAGGCAGCTCGCGCCGGGCGCTGGCCATCACCCAGGAGCAGTTGGCGCTGATGATTGGAGTGTCGCGCCAGACGACCAACCAGATACTCAATGACCTCAAAGCCCGTGACCTGATCCGCGTGCACCGCGGTGCGCTGGAGATTGTGGACCTGGCCGCGCTGCGCGAGCTCTGTTTGTAA
- a CDS encoding glycine-rich domain-containing protein: protein MLLCLEHAWEVDQPNRVTDFPPKLLKEWKQSQLDDFDGLGHQGWALTPDMVDEALRSSSTTMNFNNSTVSLGGAGGNAPGAGGGGGGAIGQNARGGIGGPGGGVRYEGIPFPEKRDPETSESNSRQCVHDLVKSAFPADYRLPSDLAPGAGGGGGGAVGPDAVGGNGGGGGEQVLAMIDLSEFHSDGPVYMEVPVGKGGVSNTFPWEHGRDGENSSIKVIAADGRILRTITAAGGTGARANFEFPEGSREVSVDDIKNGLTVPVLITAEFVQEKNGLLYVLGGNWSIWAAPQLPVAVQSALTCVVSFGQAIPNCILMFFIVVEDPSGQEVIRMPFAATNEYMRPVANVMRGFELQFHADVAGVWNVRVLSGRFELARLPLEVRMLEAKA from the coding sequence TTGCTGCTTTGCCTTGAGCATGCGTGGGAAGTTGACCAGCCAAATAGAGTTACTGATTTTCCTCCAAAGCTATTGAAGGAGTGGAAGCAAAGCCAGTTGGATGATTTCGACGGACTGGGGCATCAGGGCTGGGCCTTGACCCCCGATATGGTTGATGAAGCGTTGAGATCGTCATCTACAACCATGAATTTCAACAACTCGACCGTCAGTCTGGGTGGTGCTGGAGGTAATGCACCTGGAGCGGGTGGAGGTGGAGGCGGTGCGATTGGCCAAAACGCTCGCGGTGGAATTGGTGGTCCCGGTGGGGGAGTCCGTTATGAGGGTATCCCTTTCCCTGAGAAAAGGGACCCTGAAACTTCAGAATCCAATAGTCGCCAATGTGTTCACGATCTAGTGAAATCTGCTTTCCCCGCTGACTATCGGCTACCTTCTGACTTGGCTCCCGGTGCGGGTGGTGGCGGTGGCGGAGCGGTCGGACCAGACGCAGTTGGAGGCAATGGCGGCGGCGGCGGTGAGCAAGTCCTCGCAATGATCGACCTAAGCGAGTTTCACTCCGACGGGCCTGTATACATGGAAGTCCCTGTCGGAAAGGGAGGTGTTAGCAACACTTTTCCCTGGGAACATGGCAGGGATGGTGAAAACTCCAGCATCAAAGTTATTGCCGCAGACGGTCGCATATTGCGCACCATAACGGCCGCCGGCGGAACCGGTGCACGGGCCAACTTTGAGTTCCCAGAAGGTTCGCGCGAGGTGAGTGTTGATGACATAAAGAATGGACTCACAGTACCAGTCCTAATAACCGCTGAGTTTGTTCAGGAAAAGAACGGCCTTCTGTATGTTCTCGGAGGTAACTGGAGTATCTGGGCTGCGCCTCAGTTGCCGGTCGCTGTGCAATCTGCGCTGACTTGTGTGGTGTCCTTTGGACAGGCAATACCCAACTGCATACTGATGTTCTTCATTGTTGTAGAGGACCCGTCTGGTCAAGAAGTTATACGGATGCCATTTGCTGCCACAAACGAATACATGCGCCCCGTCGCCAATGTCATGCGGGGATTCGAGTTGCAATTCCATGCAGATGTAGCAGGGGTCTGGAACGTAAGAGTGCTTTCTGGACGCTTTGAATTGGCCAGATTACCGCTGGAGGTTCGGATGCTGGAAGCAAAGGCTTGA
- a CDS encoding pyridoxamine 5'-phosphate oxidase family protein, with protein MLTPEVHAAMERSMLCWFATVSEAGQPNVSPKEVFAPFDAEHLVIANIASPNSVRNVLSNPSVCVSFVDIFVQKGFKIVGTAHNIGRHASDYAHWVGPLQAKAGTRFTIHSVLVVKVLSIEPILAPSYRLYPEETTEESQIASAMHAYGVRPAP; from the coding sequence ATGCTTACACCCGAAGTTCACGCCGCCATGGAACGCAGCATGCTCTGCTGGTTCGCCACGGTCAGCGAAGCGGGGCAACCCAATGTCTCCCCGAAAGAGGTCTTTGCACCCTTCGATGCCGAGCACCTGGTCATCGCCAACATCGCCTCACCCAACAGTGTGCGCAACGTGTTGTCCAACCCCAGTGTGTGTGTCAGCTTCGTTGATATCTTTGTGCAAAAGGGTTTCAAGATCGTTGGCACGGCCCACAACATTGGGCGCCACGCCAGCGACTACGCGCATTGGGTAGGCCCGCTGCAGGCCAAGGCCGGAACACGTTTTACGATACACAGTGTGCTGGTGGTCAAGGTCCTGTCGATCGAACCCATTCTCGCCCCCAGTTATCGGCTGTATCCCGAGGAAACGACCGAAGAGTCCCAGATCGCGTCTGCCATGCATGCGTACGGGGTTCGACCCGCACCATGA